The bacterium genome includes the window AGATTGAGGTCCCCGAGGAATCGGCCCCCGAAGACCTCGCGCCGCGTCCCCCCGTCGTCACCGTGATGGGACACGTGGACCACGGCAAAACCTCGCTGCTCGATTACCTTCGCAAAACCTCCGTGATTGCCGGAGAAAGCGGCGGCATCACGCAGCATATCGGTGCCTATTCGTTCATCTATAAGAATCGTAAGATCACTTTCCTCGATACGCCCGGCCACGAAGCCTTCACGGCCATGCGCGCCCGCGGCGCACAGGGTGCCGACATCGTGATTCTGGTCGTCGCGGCCGATGATCACGTCCGGCCGCAGACCATCGAAGCGATCAATCACGCTCAGTCGGCGGGCGTGCCGATCGTGGTCGCCATCAACAAGATTGACAAGCCCGATGCCGATCCCGAGCGCATCCGCAAGGAGCTCGCCGAGAAAAACTTGTTGGTGGAACAGTGGGGAGGGAAAATCCAGTCGGCCGAGATCTCCGCCAAGTTCGGCAACAACATTGACGCCCTGCTCGAGGAAGTCCTGCTGGCCGCCGACATCCTTGAATTGAAAGCGAATCACAAGATGCGCGCCCGCGGCACGGTCATCGAGAGTCGTCTGGACAAAGGCCGGGGAATTCTGGCCACCGTTCTGATGATCGGCGGCACTCTGCGCGTGGGCGACAATTTCGTCGCCGGACAGCAGTACGGCAAGGTGCGCGCGCTGCTCAACGAGTTCAGCGAAACGCTCCCCGATGCGCTGCCCGGCGATCCGGTGCAGGTGGTCGGTTTCTCGGGAGCACCGCAGGCCGGCGATGCGTTCGTCGTCTTCGAAAGCGAGCGCGAAGTCCGCGAAATCGCCATGCGCCGTCAGCTCTTGCAGCGCGAACAAACCTTCCGCCAGATTCGCACCATGAGCCTCGACCAGATTTCGGCCCGCATCCGCGAAGGCGGAATCCGCGAACTCGGACTCGTCATCAAAGGCGACGCCGACGGATCGGTGGAGGCGATTTGTGACACCTTGCAGCGACTCTCCACGACTGAAGTGGGAGTGCGAATCGTGCACAAGGGAGTGGGCGCCATCTCCGAAAGCGACGTTCTTCTGGCCTCGGCCACGGGTGCGATCATCCTCGGTTTTCACGTTCACCCCAATATTAAGGCTCGCGAGCTCGCCACCCGTGAGCACGTGGACATTCGCGTGTACCGCGTGATCTACGAAATGGAAGACGACGTTCGCAACGCCTTGGAAGGGATGCTCGCGCCCGATACCCGCGAAGACGTTTTGGGCCTCGTGGAAGTCCGCGAACTGTTCCGCATTCCCAAGGTCGGCGTCGTATTAGGCTGCTTTGTCGTTTCCGGAAAAGTCACCCGCACCAATATGGTTCGCGTGCTGCGCGACGGTCGGGAGATCTGGAAAGGAAAGATCGCGTCGCTCCGGCGATTCAAGGACGACGTCCGCGAAGTTCGAGCCGGCTTCGACTGCGGAATCGGACTCGACGCCCAGATCGAATCGGGAATCGGCGATACGCTCGAAGTTTTTGAAATCGTCGAGGTCAAGCGAAAGCTCGCGTCGGCCACGCCGTGAAATGCTGTCTCGGCCTGCTCACCGTCGAGTTGCACCTTGAGAACAGCCACTCCCTGAAAGAGCGGCGTCGCATCCTGAATTCCCTGAAGGAACGCATTCGTCAGCGGTTCAATGTCTCGGTGGCGGAGGCCGATTTCGGCGAGAAGTGGCAGCGCGGCGGACTGATGATCTCGTCGGCCGGCGCCCATCCCGCGTTGGTGGAAGAGGCCTTGCGAGTTGTACAACGTTTCATCGAAGAAGATCCCCGCGTGGTGATGATGACTCCCGAAGTGCGATTCTATGAGTAGAATGCGAATACAAAACTCGCCGAAGGGCCGGCGTCCGTTGCGGGTGGCCGCCGAGATCCTGCGCGAAATCTCCGGGATCGTCCGCGATCACGTGAATCTGCCCGACGACGTGCTGATCAGCATCT containing:
- the infB gene encoding translation initiation factor IF-2, which encodes MPAEKPKKVYQVAKELNVATPAIVEFLEDHGFDVPKKHMSPLTPDMYEEIIRKFDPARWQKKLEEETRVLDDAKRAEAERARAEQSLKILDEITHKATEAAETLIRQVQEQRDERTRKIEQEVEQQEELRRAEERKLTDEEERARKEAEEKARREAERAAEAEKAEAERREKERKAAEAQKRRAKPAAPEARKPKKREPEKPAAEAVAKKPVKPLVKPKDVPPRKPRATKEDIEALEKQKKLLAAQKAEKYRKTVVQPGRDASSRRRQRRKKVDQREVEATIRQTLASMETTGKRRRRRERGVETAQEEDGKLRLTEFVTNQELANLMGVEVNEVIAKFLSMGKLVSINQRLDKDLIELIADEFGYAVEFVSTEDEEEIEVPEESAPEDLAPRPPVVTVMGHVDHGKTSLLDYLRKTSVIAGESGGITQHIGAYSFIYKNRKITFLDTPGHEAFTAMRARGAQGADIVILVVAADDHVRPQTIEAINHAQSAGVPIVVAINKIDKPDADPERIRKELAEKNLLVEQWGGKIQSAEISAKFGNNIDALLEEVLLAADILELKANHKMRARGTVIESRLDKGRGILATVLMIGGTLRVGDNFVAGQQYGKVRALLNEFSETLPDALPGDPVQVVGFSGAPQAGDAFVVFESEREVREIAMRRQLLQREQTFRQIRTMSLDQISARIREGGIRELGLVIKGDADGSVEAICDTLQRLSTTEVGVRIVHKGVGAISESDVLLASATGAIILGFHVHPNIKARELATREHVDIRVYRVIYEMEDDVRNALEGMLAPDTREDVLGLVEVRELFRIPKVGVVLGCFVVSGKVTRTNMVRVLRDGREIWKGKIASLRRFKDDVREVRAGFDCGIGLDAQIESGIGDTLEVFEIVEVKRKLASATP
- a CDS encoding DUF503 domain-containing protein, whose amino-acid sequence is MKCCLGLLTVELHLENSHSLKERRRILNSLKERIRQRFNVSVAEADFGEKWQRGGLMISSAGAHPALVEEALRVVQRFIEEDPRVVMMTPEVRFYE